Proteins encoded together in one Candidatus Neomarinimicrobiota bacterium window:
- the cysC gene encoding adenylyl-sulfate kinase, whose amino-acid sequence MSNEKTLLPGSNCQKGVAVWLTGLSGSGKTTISIPLCEKLEAMGYRVQRMDGDVVRQKLTRDLGFSKEDRDKNIERVTFVAERLVKHGIITVCAFISPYRAERQYARSEIGRFVEVFVKCPLEVCEKRDVKGLYAKARAGEIKNFTGIDDPYEEPEDAEMTVDTSTTTLEEEVDTIIAYLQGNGYIM is encoded by the coding sequence ATGTCTAATGAAAAAACACTGTTACCGGGAAGCAATTGTCAGAAGGGTGTTGCTGTCTGGCTCACGGGTCTGTCCGGCTCTGGAAAAACCACCATCTCTATTCCTCTGTGCGAGAAGTTGGAAGCCATGGGTTATCGTGTCCAGAGGATGGATGGGGATGTAGTGCGCCAGAAATTGACACGTGATCTAGGGTTCAGCAAAGAAGACCGGGACAAGAATATTGAGAGAGTCACTTTCGTGGCTGAACGTCTTGTGAAACACGGCATTATCACAGTTTGTGCATTCATTTCACCCTATCGTGCCGAAAGGCAATACGCTCGGAGTGAGATAGGACGTTTTGTGGAGGTTTTTGTGAAATGCCCACTTGAAGTTTGTGAAAAACGGGATGTTAAAGGGCTTTATGCCAAGGCGAGGGCTGGAGAGATAAAGAATTTCACGGGAATTGATGATCCTTATGAAGAACCTGAAGATGCTGAAATGACGGTAGACACTTCCACGACAACATTGGAGGAGGAAGTAGATACCATCATCGCCTATCTTCAGGGAAATGGCTACATAATGTGA